A section of the Alkalihalobacillus sp. LMS39 genome encodes:
- a CDS encoding DUF5698 domain-containing protein, whose product MMIVIILAINIVYVTLFTVRMIFTLKGQRYFAATVSIIEVIIYIIGLGLVLENLDRLENLIAYAVGYAIGVLIGMKVEEKLALGYITVNVITKEYEPDIPNALRDKGYGVTNWVAYGREGERLMMEILTSRKSEMHLYKTIKELDEKAFIISHEPKAFYGGFWVKGIRR is encoded by the coding sequence ATGATGATTGTCATTATTTTAGCTATCAATATCGTATATGTGACGTTATTTACGGTTCGGATGATTTTTACGTTAAAAGGACAACGCTATTTTGCAGCCACGGTTAGTATTATAGAAGTGATTATTTATATTATTGGGTTAGGTCTCGTGTTAGAGAATTTAGACCGTTTAGAAAACCTAATTGCCTATGCAGTTGGATATGCGATTGGAGTATTAATAGGGATGAAAGTGGAAGAGAAGCTAGCATTAGGTTATATTACAGTTAACGTCATTACGAAGGAGTATGAACCTGATATTCCAAATGCTTTACGGGACAAGGGCTATGGTGTTACAAATTGGGTTGCGTATGGACGTGAAGGGGAACGGCTCATGATGGAAATTTTAACGAGTCGGAAGTCGGAAATGCATTTATATAAAACGATAAAAGAACTAGATGAAAAAGCATTTATTATTTCTCATGAACCAAAAGCATTTTACGGTGGATTTTGGGTGAAAGGAATTAGGAGGTAA
- a CDS encoding NETI motif-containing protein has protein sequence MSKKKKFYLEEDETIDSCLKRMDDEGYTPVRRTEEPVFQEVKNSGQTEYIPIRQKIVFEGVIKENHS, from the coding sequence ATGAGTAAAAAGAAAAAGTTCTATTTAGAAGAGGATGAAACAATAGATTCATGCTTAAAACGAATGGATGATGAGGGGTATACACCAGTGAGAAGAACTGAAGAACCCGTATTTCAAGAAGTGAAAAACAGTGGTCAAACAGAATACATTCCAATTCGCCAAAAAATAGTATTTGAAGGAGTAATCAAGGAGAATCACTCCTAA
- the purE gene encoding 5-(carboxyamino)imidazole ribonucleotide mutase, translated as MKPLVGVIMGSISDWETMKHACDMLDELEIPYEKQVVSAHRTPDLMFDYAEAAREKGLKVIIAGAGGAAHLPGMVAAKTVVPVIGVPVQSKALNGLDSLLSIVQMPGGVPVATVAIGKAGATNAGLLAAQIVGAFDEKVAESLEKRREQTKQQVMESSDQL; from the coding sequence ATGAAGCCACTTGTAGGTGTCATAATGGGAAGTATTTCAGATTGGGAAACAATGAAACATGCCTGTGATATGTTGGACGAGCTAGAAATCCCATACGAAAAACAAGTTGTCTCTGCTCACCGTACACCAGATTTAATGTTTGACTATGCTGAAGCGGCAAGAGAAAAAGGACTAAAAGTCATTATTGCAGGAGCTGGAGGTGCCGCACACCTACCAGGTATGGTCGCAGCGAAAACCGTCGTGCCTGTCATTGGGGTACCTGTGCAATCGAAAGCGTTAAATGGACTAGATTCTTTATTATCTATCGTGCAAATGCCTGGTGGAGTACCAGTAGCCACTGTAGCCATTGGTAAAGCAGGTGCTACAAATGCTGGCTTATTGGCTGCACAAATCGTTGGTGCGTTTGATGAGAAAGTCGCCGAAAGTTTGGAGAAAAGAAGAGAACAAACAAAACAACAAGTAATGGAAAGCAGTGACCAACTATGA
- the purK gene encoding 5-(carboxyamino)imidazole ribonucleotide synthase, whose translation MTVIKPGQTIGILGGGQLGRMMALSAREMGYRIAVLEPTEHSPCGQISDVEIIATYDSREGAMKLAETCDVLTYEFENINKETAKWLENHLYLPQGYQLLEMTQHRAREKQAITSFGLPVAPYHVVDSLEKLDNALEQIGVPAVLKTCTGGYDGKGQAVIKQKSDSNYAFEQLQGKGELIVEQWVPFIKELSVIVTRSVHGEVTTFPVAENIHRNNILHQTIVPARIPEHVQEQARKMAVDLAEGLNMKGTLAVEMFLTESFDLYINELAPRPHNSGHYTMNACETSQFEQHIRAICGWPLGGTTLVKPVVMVNILGEHLQSVLDNLPKYSTMKLHLYGKSEAKEGRKMGHLNVLADSVEDALLEIEKLAIWPNE comes from the coding sequence ATGACAGTCATAAAGCCAGGACAAACAATCGGGATATTAGGAGGGGGCCAACTCGGAAGGATGATGGCCCTATCTGCACGTGAAATGGGATATCGCATTGCTGTTTTGGAACCAACTGAACATTCTCCGTGTGGACAAATATCTGATGTTGAAATCATTGCAACTTACGATAGTCGTGAAGGAGCAATGAAACTAGCAGAAACCTGTGATGTCTTGACATATGAATTTGAAAATATAAACAAAGAAACAGCGAAATGGTTAGAAAATCATTTATACTTACCTCAAGGGTATCAGTTATTAGAAATGACTCAACATCGAGCAAGAGAGAAACAAGCCATTACTTCTTTTGGTTTACCTGTTGCACCATATCATGTAGTTGATTCATTGGAAAAGTTAGACAATGCACTTGAACAAATTGGAGTTCCTGCCGTATTAAAAACGTGTACGGGAGGATATGACGGGAAGGGACAAGCTGTCATTAAGCAAAAGTCAGACAGCAACTATGCTTTTGAACAGTTACAAGGAAAAGGAGAACTAATTGTAGAACAGTGGGTTCCCTTTATTAAAGAGCTTTCCGTAATTGTCACGAGAAGCGTTCATGGTGAAGTGACAACATTTCCTGTCGCTGAGAACATTCACCGGAACAATATTTTACATCAAACAATTGTACCAGCAAGAATTCCGGAACATGTTCAAGAACAAGCAAGAAAAATGGCGGTTGATTTAGCAGAAGGGTTAAATATGAAGGGGACACTTGCGGTTGAAATGTTTTTAACAGAATCGTTTGACCTTTATATTAATGAGCTAGCACCGAGGCCTCATAATTCTGGTCACTATACGATGAATGCTTGTGAGACCTCTCAATTTGAACAACATATTCGAGCAATATGTGGATGGCCGTTAGGTGGAACAACCCTTGTGAAACCTGTTGTGATGGTTAACATATTGGGAGAACATCTTCAATCTGTGTTAGATAATCTACCAAAGTATTCAACGATGAAACTCCACTTATATGGAAAAAGTGAAGCAAAAGAAGGAAGAAAAATGGGACATCTTAATGTTCTAGCTGATTCTGTAGAAGACGCACTACTTGAAATTGAAAAATTAGCCATCTGGCCTAATGAATAA
- the purB gene encoding adenylosuccinate lyase, with the protein MIERYTRPEMGAIWTEQNRYQAWLEVEIVACEAWAELGIIPKEDVAKIREHASFDVNRILEIEQDTRHDVVAFTRAVSETLGEERKWVHYGLTSTDVVDTALSYLLRQANEILQKDIENFIDILKEKALEHKDTVMMGRTHGVHAEPTTFGLKLALWYEEMKRNLERFKNAAERVRFGKISGAVGTYANIDPKVEQFVCEKLGLQAAPISTQTLQRDRHAEYMGALALIATSIEKFAVEIRGLQKSETREVEEFFAKGQKGSSAMPHKRNPIGSENMTGLARVIRGHMLTAYENVPLWHERDISHSSAERIIIPDATIALNYMLNRFGNIVKNLTVFPENMKRNMTRTYGLIYSQRVLLSLIDKGMAREEAYDLVQPKTMEAWEKGIQFRELVEAEERITSVLSPAEIDDCFDYNYHLKNVDTIFQRVGLL; encoded by the coding sequence ATGATTGAACGTTACACACGCCCGGAAATGGGAGCGATTTGGACAGAGCAAAACCGTTACCAAGCATGGTTAGAGGTAGAAATCGTAGCCTGTGAAGCATGGGCTGAATTAGGAATTATTCCAAAAGAAGATGTTGCGAAAATTCGTGAGCATGCTAGTTTTGATGTGAACCGTATTTTAGAAATTGAACAAGATACACGTCATGACGTAGTTGCATTTACAAGAGCAGTTTCCGAGACATTAGGAGAAGAAAGAAAATGGGTTCACTACGGATTAACATCAACAGATGTTGTTGACACAGCCCTATCTTACTTGCTCCGTCAAGCTAATGAAATTTTACAAAAAGATATAGAAAACTTCATTGATATTTTAAAAGAAAAAGCATTAGAGCATAAAGATACAGTGATGATGGGACGTACTCATGGTGTTCATGCGGAACCGACAACATTCGGTTTGAAATTAGCATTATGGTATGAAGAAATGAAGAGAAACTTAGAACGTTTTAAAAATGCAGCAGAACGTGTTCGTTTTGGGAAAATTTCCGGTGCAGTTGGAACGTATGCGAATATCGACCCGAAAGTCGAACAGTTTGTTTGTGAGAAACTAGGATTACAAGCGGCTCCTATTTCTACGCAAACATTACAGCGTGACCGCCATGCAGAATACATGGGAGCATTAGCTTTAATTGCAACGTCGATTGAAAAATTTGCAGTTGAAATTCGCGGTTTACAAAAAAGTGAAACAAGAGAAGTGGAAGAGTTTTTTGCTAAAGGGCAAAAAGGATCATCGGCGATGCCACATAAACGTAACCCAATTGGTTCAGAAAATATGACGGGTCTTGCTCGTGTTATCCGCGGTCATATGCTAACAGCTTATGAAAATGTTCCATTATGGCATGAACGTGATATTTCTCATTCATCGGCTGAGCGTATCATTATTCCAGATGCAACGATTGCGTTAAATTACATGCTTAACCGTTTTGGAAATATCGTGAAAAACTTAACGGTATTCCCTGAAAACATGAAACGAAACATGACTAGAACATACGGCTTAATCTACTCTCAACGCGTATTGCTTTCTCTTATTGATAAAGGCATGGCACGTGAAGAAGCATATGATTTAGTTCAGCCAAAAACAATGGAAGCATGGGAAAAAGGAATTCAGTTCAGAGAGCTAGTGGAAGCTGAAGAACGTATTACGTCAGTTCTTTCACCAGCTGAAATAGATGATTGCTTTGATTATAACTATCACTTAAAAAATGTCGATACGATTTTTCAACGGGTTGGCTTACTCTAA